From the Fibrobacter sp. UWB11 genome, one window contains:
- a CDS encoding M48 family metalloprotease, which translates to MLLYILLCLEVAARIALEVRERRLTQMRGGVFAVLRLIPLVNDIVPLPEYRNEVPESKFVKLHEEGHKALHHAVLRNLMKVAFWMVAVWFLAAMMVRWNASFIEAVLWLHMVAIPFRVLFHFYCWNQEYECDKYALEKTDKKVAKAAMRELAACEIPYTTFFALVYREHPTAMLRSQRLLQKVIK; encoded by the coding sequence ATGTTGTTATACATTTTACTTTGTTTAGAAGTTGCAGCGCGCATCGCATTGGAGGTTCGCGAACGCAGGCTTACGCAGATGCGCGGTGGCGTGTTTGCAGTCTTGCGTTTGATTCCGCTTGTGAATGATATTGTACCGCTTCCGGAATATCGCAACGAAGTGCCCGAGTCAAAATTTGTGAAGCTGCACGAAGAAGGTCACAAGGCGCTGCACCACGCAGTGTTGCGCAATTTGATGAAGGTCGCCTTTTGGATGGTAGCGGTATGGTTCTTGGCAGCAATGATGGTGCGTTGGAATGCAAGTTTTATCGAAGCTGTATTGTGGCTCCATATGGTTGCGATTCCGTTCCGCGTGCTGTTTCATTTTTACTGCTGGAATCAGGAATACGAATGTGACAAGTATGCGCTAGAAAAGACTGATAAGAAAGTCGCGAAGGCTGCCATGCGCGAACTTGCTGCATGCGAAATTCCGTACACGACCTTCTTTGCACTTGTGTATCGCGAACACCCGACTGCCATGTTGCGCAGCCAAAGACTACTTCAAAAAGTGATAAAGTAG
- a CDS encoding AAA family ATPase: MSNKKNQNLIKGLTLIITIVVMFAAIIVVKLSVVYGPIAYLIFAAFVVFVMLAGYIFWSKNRENETTQQIADLMKEALTTPLEGNSFGDSGYAAAIKPDGTIDQRLIRSMKRLEPTVSALSKFFDDFIHYNGVAEKLRNHFSLGSGSDTFHELSTIFLSDVAFLSAKLGHEVSFDSFESCGFVTLLLRLRTNAPENTDWNRLVFQAFVDRNIDMDSLLDNLQKNHAQVEATGEIFLFASIFSEFSPDAVQKYMRLMYDFSAALANIDRKLIPQEVQWLQHLERFIGNYRLSARKPNFVKCTTRQVNYKNPLNDMVVKNKSKVEADSFVSSDVITRLNELIGLSSVKREVITFRNFIKIQKERKKKGFSVPPTSYHLVFSGNPGTGKTTIARIMAEIFRDMGVLAKGHLVETSRADLVAGYMGQTAIKTNKVIDSALDGVLFIDEAYTLSKNAENDYGQEAIDTLLKRMEDDRNRLVVIIAGYTNEIKNFVNSNPGLSSRFNRYIEFPDYTEDELAEIFKSLLSKYDYKMDYDAEVAMKKCIAAAVQNKDSRFGNGRYVRNLFEKVIEKQANRLAALSDLGKADVSKIIASDFV; this comes from the coding sequence ATGTCCAACAAGAAAAACCAAAACTTGATTAAGGGATTAACGCTCATTATTACGATAGTGGTAATGTTTGCTGCGATTATTGTTGTCAAACTTTCTGTCGTCTATGGCCCTATTGCATACTTGATTTTTGCTGCATTTGTTGTGTTCGTCATGCTTGCGGGTTATATCTTTTGGAGCAAGAACCGCGAAAACGAAACTACGCAACAGATTGCCGATTTAATGAAAGAGGCTCTGACGACTCCGCTAGAAGGCAATTCTTTTGGAGATTCGGGATACGCTGCGGCCATCAAACCTGATGGAACCATCGACCAAAGACTCATAAGAAGCATGAAACGACTCGAGCCGACAGTTTCTGCCCTATCGAAATTTTTTGATGATTTTATACACTACAATGGCGTGGCCGAAAAATTGCGCAACCATTTTTCGCTAGGAAGTGGTAGCGATACATTTCATGAACTTTCAACGATATTCCTTTCGGATGTGGCATTCCTTTCCGCAAAACTCGGGCACGAGGTAAGTTTTGATTCATTTGAATCATGCGGTTTTGTGACGCTTCTTTTGCGGCTACGAACAAACGCTCCCGAAAATACCGATTGGAATCGTCTTGTTTTTCAGGCATTCGTCGACAGAAATATCGACATGGATTCATTGCTCGACAACTTGCAAAAGAACCATGCCCAAGTTGAAGCCACAGGCGAAATATTTCTTTTCGCTTCCATTTTCTCGGAATTTTCACCGGATGCCGTTCAAAAATACATGCGCTTGATGTATGACTTTTCGGCAGCCCTTGCAAACATCGACCGAAAACTCATCCCGCAAGAAGTCCAATGGCTGCAGCACCTAGAACGATTCATCGGCAATTACCGTTTATCGGCCCGCAAGCCAAACTTTGTAAAATGTACCACTCGTCAAGTGAATTACAAAAATCCACTCAATGACATGGTCGTCAAGAATAAGTCTAAAGTCGAAGCAGACAGTTTTGTCAGCAGTGATGTGATCACAAGGCTCAACGAACTTATCGGACTTTCTTCGGTCAAGCGCGAAGTCATTACATTCCGCAACTTTATCAAAATTCAAAAGGAACGCAAGAAAAAAGGATTCTCTGTTCCGCCGACATCTTACCACCTGGTATTCTCCGGTAACCCCGGAACAGGCAAAACAACGATTGCTCGAATCATGGCCGAAATTTTTCGAGATATGGGCGTTCTTGCCAAAGGCCACTTGGTTGAAACATCTCGTGCCGATTTAGTCGCAGGATACATGGGGCAAACGGCGATTAAGACAAACAAAGTCATTGATAGCGCACTTGATGGTGTCCTTTTTATCGATGAAGCCTATACGCTCTCGAAGAATGCCGAAAACGATTATGGTCAAGAAGCTATAGACACGCTCCTCAAGCGCATGGAAGATGACCGCAACAGACTGGTGGTTATCATTGCAGGTTATACAAACGAAATAAAAAATTTCGTGAATTCCAACCCGGGGCTTTCATCTAGATTTAACAGGTACATCGAATTCCCCGATTACACAGAAGATGAACTTGCAGAAATTTTCAAATCGCTACTTTCCAAATACGATTACAAAATGGACTACGATGCCGAAGTCGCAATGAAAAAATGCATCGCAGCTGCAGTTCAAAACAAGGACAGTCGCTTTGGTAACGGACGTTACGTGAGAAACCTGTTCGAAAAAGTCATTGAAAAGCAGGCCAACCGCCTTGCCGCATTATCCGATTTAGGAAAGGCTGACGTAAGCAAAATTATTGCATCCGATTTTGTTTAA
- a CDS encoding glycosyl hydrolase family 5: MKNKIFKTLAVFGLSLVAWNCSEDLASAAQSGIEATATPKPALEVDQNSWMLVAGSQIFLIVPNGTGTYLVTNETSIPVGAFDVATGSIVDLSGNAIVNNVNLATLPVVSPDKTITYADGSKATITGQTILLPGGIDPNAANIGTGVSSSAIVAVSSSSAYIPGPTPVASSSSAKNNQQQPKSSSSQKVDQPKPASSSATQPTVVGNVTVTGNLTQTVAKGASISKVTFSGVESEPNRNWTLHFLQANYDKNAKTYSLEGSVPDYWNEATATEEITIDGQKFSFVLTVSGNSPAKSSNSTAKSSSSAKSSSSQQQPKSSSSQPKSSSSAPKSSSSQTQSNPNASAEEAQYLNAGAGGQQGFATRYWDCCMPHCAWPEHGGAAKTCDAKGKNPIGNTSGSICSGGQGTTCTSQIPIIVSDKLAYAFAATPGNDATCGKCFALTFTGTGKYETKANHQALKGKTLVVMASNIGYDVQGGQFDIMIPGGGFGAFNGCSQMGWNIPQNTTTYGGLLSDCEKEVGYNGNLLTLRKECLTKKCNSAFANDAEAKEGCLFLATWMEAAGNPNHTYKEVPCPQALKSKF; this comes from the coding sequence ATGAAGAATAAAATTTTCAAAACCCTCGCCGTTTTCGGCCTTTCCCTCGTCGCATGGAACTGCTCCGAAGACCTCGCTTCCGCTGCACAATCTGGCATCGAAGCAACCGCTACTCCAAAACCTGCTCTCGAAGTAGATCAAAATAGCTGGATGCTCGTGGCGGGCTCACAAATTTTCTTAATCGTGCCGAACGGAACAGGCACATATCTCGTCACCAACGAAACTAGCATTCCTGTTGGTGCATTCGATGTCGCTACAGGTTCTATCGTGGACTTGAGCGGCAATGCAATTGTAAATAACGTAAACCTTGCAACCCTCCCTGTTGTCAGTCCGGACAAGACAATTACCTACGCCGATGGATCCAAGGCAACCATTACCGGACAGACAATTCTTCTCCCGGGCGGAATCGATCCGAACGCAGCCAATATCGGCACAGGCGTTAGCTCCAGTGCAATCGTAGCTGTCAGCAGTTCCTCGGCATATATTCCGGGCCCGACTCCTGTTGCAAGCTCTAGCTCTGCCAAGAACAACCAGCAGCAGCCGAAGTCTTCCTCTTCTCAAAAGGTTGACCAGCCGAAGCCGGCAAGCTCTTCTGCAACACAGCCTACTGTAGTTGGTAACGTCACCGTGACAGGTAACTTGACCCAGACAGTCGCAAAGGGAGCCTCCATCAGCAAGGTGACCTTTAGCGGTGTTGAATCCGAACCGAACCGCAACTGGACATTGCACTTCTTGCAAGCAAACTACGACAAGAACGCAAAGACCTACTCTCTTGAAGGTTCCGTTCCTGATTACTGGAATGAAGCAACGGCCACAGAAGAAATTACTATCGATGGCCAGAAGTTCTCCTTCGTATTGACGGTTAGCGGCAACTCTCCGGCAAAGAGCTCCAACAGCACAGCCAAATCTTCTAGCAGTGCAAAGTCCTCTTCTTCTCAGCAACAGCCGAAGTCTTCCAGCAGTCAGCCGAAATCCTCCAGCAGCGCTCCCAAGTCGAGCAGCTCCCAGACACAAAGCAACCCCAACGCTTCCGCTGAAGAAGCCCAGTATCTCAACGCTGGCGCCGGTGGACAGCAGGGCTTCGCTACCCGTTATTGGGACTGCTGCATGCCTCACTGCGCATGGCCGGAACATGGCGGTGCAGCCAAGACTTGCGATGCCAAGGGCAAGAATCCGATTGGCAACACTAGCGGCAGCATCTGCTCTGGTGGCCAGGGTACAACTTGCACAAGCCAGATTCCTATAATCGTGAGCGACAAACTCGCCTACGCTTTCGCAGCGACTCCGGGTAACGATGCTACATGCGGCAAGTGCTTCGCCCTCACCTTCACCGGCACTGGCAAGTACGAAACCAAGGCTAACCATCAGGCACTCAAGGGCAAGACCCTCGTCGTGATGGCTTCCAACATCGGTTACGACGTGCAAGGCGGCCAGTTCGACATCATGATTCCGGGTGGCGGATTCGGTGCATTTAACGGATGCAGCCAGATGGGCTGGAACATTCCGCAAAACACCACGACATACGGTGGCCTCCTCTCCGACTGCGAAAAGGAAGTCGGTTACAATGGCAACCTCCTCACCCTGCGTAAGGAATGCCTTACCAAGAAGTGCAACAGCGCCTTTGCAAACGATGCTGAAGCCAAGGAAGGCTGCCTCTTCCTCGCCACTTGGATGGAAGCCGCAGGCAACCCGAACCACACTTATAAAGAAGTGCCTTGCCCGCAAGCCCTTAAGTCCAAATTCTAA
- a CDS encoding M48 family metallopeptidase — MRYVGIQTQIWRNNRNTVILLLMFPLLLLGMVLGSIMMLDWLGYFCWEGHCDAGLQATTFHWPAIWEIFYAVAPYVLGITAIWFIIAYFANVSIIRHATHARPLERKENVRVYNIVENLCIAGGIEMPKINIVQDSSLNAFASGIDINSYTVTLTTGIIDKLDDAELSAVVGHELTHIKNRDTRLMVVCIVFVGIFSMLMHGIFRILGSITRAPRRSNRKNGGGIILILLVVLLWAAVGYFFSSLTRLAISRKREYVADAGGAELCGDPLALASALRKISEDPGLANVKRSDIAQLYVIHPDEEFDNNMGLKGWVAKANIMFCTHPDTPERIKLLEQF, encoded by the coding sequence ATGCGCTATGTCGGTATCCAAACCCAGATTTGGCGGAATAATCGCAATACGGTTATTCTGCTTTTGATGTTCCCGCTACTTTTGTTGGGAATGGTTTTGGGTTCTATCATGATGCTCGATTGGCTCGGGTATTTTTGTTGGGAAGGACATTGTGATGCGGGGCTTCAGGCGACTACGTTTCATTGGCCTGCCATTTGGGAAATTTTTTATGCGGTGGCGCCGTATGTGCTTGGGATAACCGCAATATGGTTCATCATTGCGTACTTTGCGAATGTTTCTATCATCCGTCATGCAACGCACGCGCGCCCGCTCGAGCGCAAGGAGAATGTCCGCGTTTATAACATTGTCGAAAACCTCTGTATTGCAGGCGGTATCGAGATGCCGAAAATCAACATTGTCCAGGACTCAAGCTTGAATGCTTTTGCAAGCGGCATTGATATAAATTCCTATACGGTTACGCTCACGACGGGAATTATAGATAAGCTAGATGATGCTGAGCTTTCGGCTGTTGTGGGCCATGAACTCACGCATATCAAGAACCGCGATACACGCCTTATGGTGGTGTGCATTGTTTTTGTCGGGATTTTCTCCATGCTCATGCACGGGATATTCCGCATTTTGGGTTCTATAACACGTGCACCGCGCCGCTCAAACCGCAAGAATGGCGGGGGAATCATTCTTATTTTACTTGTTGTTTTGCTTTGGGCCGCTGTGGGTTACTTTTTCAGTTCATTGACGCGTCTTGCCATTTCTCGCAAGCGTGAGTATGTTGCTGATGCTGGGGGAGCCGAGCTTTGCGGTGACCCGCTTGCCCTTGCTTCTGCGTTGAGGAAAATTTCTGAAGATCCTGGGCTAGCCAATGTGAAGCGTAGCGATATTGCACAGCTTTACGTTATTCACCCTGATGAAGAATTCGACAACAATATGGGTCTTAAGGGTTGGGTAGCTAAAGCGAATATCATGTTCTGCACGCATCCGGATACGCCCGAACGCATTAAGTTGCTCGAACAATTTTAA
- a CDS encoding DUF4954 family protein, with translation MATSVENFKVIKSATGKYRPMTAFEIQILEKNGNSCDDWTKVLVEPDFDPNRIFRSSFMGDVRLPKFFGTLLLPGDVSVATGIYDCMVHNCIIENALIYKVSMLSNVLVRSSAVVHNVGTLVSSGKINYMVGSSINVGNEMGGREVLVFPELTMDLVDLQLFHKPEPSVQNSFVEMLSTYRSELALPFGIVGKGAIVSNTNIIRNSWIGPHARIEGAAKIRNSIIMSSLEESSHVYDSVIVENTNVQMGVSIHSGAEVQSSVLMSRCKVGSKAIVKSSIIAPCCHIEEGEVNSSYMGPMTQMHHHSLLIAALWPEGCGNLGYGANVGSNHTGRMPDQEVMPGQGMFFGLGVNIKFPSNFRESPFTLIASGLTTLPQRLKFPFSLIHAGDPQLVGVAPRLNEIVPGWNYSKNAYALDRNAYKYAIRGKGLVSSTFYSIYNPETARLVFDAYNRLQVEKVKDVYTKSDIDGLGENFMRERVRQNAIKTYSEYLERYVLDLILSLVESDESLAKQSVRELRKLLVDTNKEIARVVSLPETMDDLVKRYKQLEKEWFDNVNHGLDRDNERGRKIFDDYDSAHPVDKGFMEWEKTRLEESAKRLNAIVKNLA, from the coding sequence TTGGCTACTTCGGTTGAAAATTTTAAAGTCATTAAATCAGCGACTGGCAAGTACCGTCCGATGACGGCTTTTGAAATCCAGATTTTGGAGAAAAACGGGAACAGTTGCGATGACTGGACCAAGGTGCTGGTCGAGCCTGATTTTGATCCGAATAGAATTTTCCGTTCGAGCTTTATGGGCGATGTGCGTTTGCCGAAATTTTTTGGCACGCTCCTTTTGCCGGGCGATGTTTCGGTTGCGACGGGTATTTATGATTGCATGGTCCACAACTGCATTATCGAGAACGCCTTGATTTACAAGGTCTCGATGCTTAGCAATGTACTTGTGCGTAGCAGTGCAGTTGTGCATAATGTGGGAACTCTTGTCAGTAGTGGAAAAATCAACTACATGGTAGGTTCGTCTATCAATGTGGGTAACGAGATGGGCGGTCGCGAAGTGCTGGTGTTCCCGGAACTCACGATGGACCTTGTCGACTTGCAGTTGTTCCATAAGCCAGAACCGAGTGTCCAGAATTCTTTTGTAGAAATGCTCAGTACTTACAGGTCCGAACTTGCGCTGCCGTTCGGGATTGTGGGGAAGGGTGCTATCGTTTCGAATACGAACATTATCCGTAATAGCTGGATCGGCCCGCATGCCCGTATTGAAGGTGCTGCGAAAATCCGTAACTCCATTATCATGAGTTCGCTCGAAGAATCAAGCCATGTCTATGATTCTGTGATTGTTGAAAATACGAACGTACAAATGGGCGTGTCGATACATTCCGGTGCCGAAGTCCAAAGTTCCGTGTTGATGAGTCGCTGCAAGGTGGGGAGCAAGGCAATCGTGAAGTCTTCTATCATTGCTCCGTGCTGCCATATCGAAGAAGGCGAGGTCAACAGTTCGTACATGGGTCCGATGACGCAGATGCATCATCATTCGCTTTTGATTGCGGCACTCTGGCCGGAAGGCTGTGGCAATTTGGGCTATGGTGCGAATGTCGGTAGCAATCACACGGGGCGCATGCCGGATCAAGAAGTGATGCCTGGTCAGGGCATGTTCTTTGGTCTTGGCGTGAACATCAAGTTCCCGTCGAATTTCCGCGAGTCGCCATTTACTTTGATTGCAAGCGGCCTTACGACACTCCCGCAACGTCTCAAGTTCCCGTTCTCGTTGATTCATGCCGGAGATCCGCAGTTGGTGGGTGTTGCCCCGCGTTTAAATGAAATTGTGCCGGGCTGGAATTATTCCAAGAATGCGTATGCACTTGATCGCAATGCATACAAGTACGCTATTCGTGGAAAGGGCTTAGTGTCATCGACATTCTATTCGATTTACAATCCTGAAACAGCCCGATTGGTATTCGATGCGTACAATCGTTTGCAGGTGGAAAAGGTCAAGGACGTTTATACGAAATCTGATATTGACGGTCTTGGTGAAAACTTTATGCGTGAACGCGTACGCCAGAATGCAATCAAAACATATAGTGAATATCTAGAACGCTATGTGCTAGATTTGATATTATCGCTTGTAGAAAGCGATGAATCGCTTGCAAAGCAGTCTGTGCGCGAATTGCGTAAGCTCCTTGTCGATACGAACAAAGAAATTGCACGTGTTGTATCGCTCCCTGAAACGATGGATGATTTAGTCAAGCGTTATAAGCAACTCGAAAAGGAATGGTTCGATAATGTAAACCATGGCTTGGATCGCGATAACGAACGCGGCCGTAAGATTTTCGATGACTACGATAGCGCTCATCCGGTAGACAAGGGATTCATGGAATGGGAAAAGACACGCCTTGAAGAATCGGCAAAGCGTTTGAACGCCATTGTGAAAAATCTTGCTTAG
- a CDS encoding glycosyl hydrolase family 5, which yields MKYPFLRSLLSLGTIILACSCSDDKSPSNGSDVSIIPCEDAWYLQEQGLLMYKDQRVTDLAGNQVGKLVPIQGTLIAIVKDMAGNTIIPQVDLAKTPVIPGDAARCNTNPQPDASISTCVDAWYLVADKKYLLYADLTVTDEAGTQVGTIVATSGSTLVNVVDMSGKPVVNNIDLNTLPLIHGDNVRYKILEPAFHLKDATGDYVIYQNTVVTMPDGTPIGYADFTTNTIKYIDMVTVLTTTSNILTLPILTPGAKCVDYTAPVVSSSSQQPIVSSSSTYIPPNPNSSSSKPKSSSSQPKSSSSAPPPSSSSAPVTGKCPTIKTKGNGGSGWATRYWDCCKPHCSWPEHSGGNFSKQCTNKGKSANTNWGDGSICSGGPQMTCTSQIPFTIDGCTEMAFAFAAVPAANGGSCGKCFQLTFTGTGKYSNDANIKRLKGKKLIIMATNVGGDVQQGQFDIMIPGGGVGMFNGCSSMGWGSQGAQYGGLLSDCETETKYAAGKYKSCLTEKCNKSFANDEEAKKGCLFLATWMEAAGNPNHEYVEVECPQVLKDKY from the coding sequence ATGAAATACCCCTTTTTGAGATCCTTGCTTTCGCTTGGAACTATTATTTTGGCTTGTTCTTGTTCGGATGATAAATCGCCCAGCAATGGTAGCGATGTTTCTATTATACCTTGTGAAGACGCTTGGTATCTGCAAGAACAGGGTCTTTTGATGTATAAAGATCAAAGAGTCACCGACCTTGCCGGAAACCAAGTCGGTAAGCTCGTCCCTATCCAGGGAACATTGATCGCCATCGTCAAGGACATGGCAGGCAATACCATCATTCCTCAGGTTGATTTGGCTAAAACGCCGGTAATTCCTGGCGACGCTGCAAGGTGCAATACGAATCCGCAGCCCGATGCCTCCATTTCGACCTGCGTTGACGCTTGGTACTTAGTGGCCGACAAGAAATACCTCCTTTACGCAGACCTCACGGTAACTGATGAAGCCGGTACGCAAGTCGGTACAATCGTCGCAACTTCGGGTTCTACGCTCGTCAATGTAGTCGATATGTCCGGCAAGCCGGTTGTCAACAACATCGATCTCAATACCCTTCCGCTTATCCACGGCGACAATGTCCGCTACAAGATTCTGGAACCGGCCTTCCACTTGAAGGATGCGACTGGCGACTACGTCATTTACCAGAACACTGTCGTCACCATGCCAGATGGCACACCCATCGGTTATGCCGACTTTACAACAAATACCATCAAGTACATTGACATGGTCACTGTACTCACTACGACTTCGAACATCTTAACGCTCCCCATCCTTACACCGGGTGCCAAGTGCGTGGATTATACCGCTCCAGTCGTATCTTCGAGCTCACAGCAACCGATTGTTAGCAGTTCCTCTACTTATATCCCGCCAAACCCGAACAGCAGCAGCTCCAAACCCAAGAGCAGTTCTTCTCAACCGAAGAGCAGCAGTTCCGCACCTCCTCCGAGCAGCAGTTCTGCACCTGTGACCGGCAAGTGCCCGACAATCAAGACTAAGGGCAACGGCGGTTCTGGTTGGGCAACCCGTTATTGGGATTGCTGCAAGCCTCACTGCTCATGGCCGGAACACTCTGGTGGCAACTTCTCCAAGCAGTGCACCAACAAGGGCAAGTCCGCAAACACGAACTGGGGCGACGGCAGTATCTGCAGTGGCGGTCCTCAGATGACTTGCACAAGCCAAATTCCGTTTACGATTGACGGCTGTACCGAAATGGCATTCGCATTCGCGGCAGTTCCGGCAGCAAACGGCGGCTCCTGCGGTAAGTGCTTCCAGCTTACCTTCACCGGTACCGGTAAGTATTCTAACGACGCAAACATCAAGAGACTTAAAGGCAAGAAGCTCATCATCATGGCAACCAACGTAGGTGGCGACGTTCAGCAAGGGCAGTTCGACATCATGATTCCGGGTGGTGGCGTCGGTATGTTCAACGGATGCTCTAGCATGGGCTGGGGCAGCCAGGGCGCACAATACGGCGGTCTCCTCTCTGATTGCGAAACCGAGACGAAATACGCCGCAGGCAAATACAAGAGCTGCCTCACCGAAAAGTGCAACAAGTCGTTCGCCAACGACGAAGAAGCAAAGAAGGGCTGTCTCTTCCTTGCAACATGGATGGAAGCAGCAGGCAACCCGAACCACGAATACGTGGAAGTGGAATGCCCGCAGGTACTCAAGGACAAGTACTAA
- a CDS encoding LemA family protein, which translates to MVTVIVIAVIVILVLCFISMYNGLVKLRNNRENAFANIDVQLKQRYDLVPQLVSTVKGYASHEKEVLEKVTAARAAAMSATTIDEKVAADKAMSSALSGLKVSLEAYPELKANQNFLQLQTELADIENKLAAARRFFNSTTREFNNACETFPSNIIAGMFNFKRAAMYEATENRATLEKAPEVKF; encoded by the coding sequence ATGGTAACCGTTATTGTTATCGCCGTTATCGTGATTTTAGTCCTCTGCTTCATTTCCATGTACAATGGACTTGTGAAGCTCCGCAATAATCGCGAGAATGCCTTTGCCAATATCGATGTGCAGCTCAAGCAGCGCTATGATCTTGTACCGCAGCTGGTCTCGACGGTCAAGGGTTATGCTTCTCACGAAAAGGAAGTGCTCGAAAAGGTGACTGCTGCCCGTGCTGCCGCCATGAGCGCAACGACTATTGACGAGAAGGTTGCAGCGGACAAGGCAATGAGTAGTGCGCTTTCGGGGCTCAAGGTATCGCTTGAAGCTTATCCGGAACTTAAGGCAAACCAGAACTTCTTGCAGTTGCAGACAGAACTTGCAGATATCGAGAACAAGCTTGCTGCTGCTCGCCGCTTCTTCAATTCTACGACTCGCGAATTCAACAATGCATGCGAAACATTCCCGAGCAATATCATTGCCGGTATGTTCAACTTTAAGCGTGCTGCCATGTACGAGGCAACTGAAAATCGCGCAACGCTTGAAAAGGCTCCCGAGGTGAAGTTTTAA
- a CDS encoding DUF11 domain-containing protein has product MSLVLCKSLFRPAAMRAAVVAFFAFCTLPAFAFDLSVKANVDNAQVFIGDKFNYEIQVTAPENAIVDLPSFVGNLGSFEVKEMKNEKITEGMPKGTAKFTWLATLNTFVSGDFLIAPQEVNAIVGTDTVKTHTDPVAVKVSNRTNGEETDILEVEDPLSDPRLPQWLYILFAVLGVVLLVFLGWFLHKKFAKRGEEPQLPPYEEAVLALKNLRNKNYLAEGNQGDYFMSLGFIIRRYIERRFEVDILDATVAELKKRMAHVAGLPQAYKESVVTLAVETEPVKFAKMKLEGERCTFWMEWADRLLEDTKPMPEDEKEKKEAAKATAKN; this is encoded by the coding sequence ATGTCACTAGTTTTATGTAAAAGTTTGTTCCGCCCTGCAGCTATGCGTGCTGCAGTTGTCGCGTTTTTTGCTTTCTGCACACTCCCTGCTTTTGCGTTTGACTTGTCGGTCAAGGCAAATGTCGATAATGCACAAGTTTTTATCGGTGACAAGTTCAATTACGAAATACAAGTGACCGCACCTGAAAATGCGATTGTAGATTTGCCGAGTTTTGTCGGGAACCTTGGCAGTTTTGAAGTCAAGGAAATGAAGAACGAAAAGATTACCGAGGGCATGCCTAAGGGAACAGCAAAGTTTACTTGGCTTGCGACGCTCAATACATTCGTGAGCGGCGATTTTCTGATTGCACCGCAAGAGGTAAACGCAATTGTCGGAACGGATACTGTCAAGACGCACACCGACCCGGTAGCGGTCAAGGTTTCGAACCGCACGAATGGCGAAGAAACGGATATCCTCGAAGTCGAAGATCCGCTCAGCGACCCGAGACTCCCGCAGTGGCTTTATATTCTGTTCGCTGTTCTTGGTGTGGTTTTGCTTGTGTTCCTCGGATGGTTCTTGCACAAGAAATTTGCAAAGCGTGGCGAAGAGCCTCAGCTCCCGCCGTACGAAGAGGCCGTACTTGCTCTCAAGAATTTGCGCAACAAGAATTACCTTGCCGAAGGCAATCAGGGCGATTACTTCATGTCGCTTGGGTTCATTATCCGCCGTTACATTGAGCGTCGTTTTGAAGTCGATATTCTCGATGCAACTGTCGCTGAACTTAAGAAGCGTATGGCGCACGTGGCAGGTCTCCCGCAAGCTTACAAGGAATCCGTGGTGACGCTTGCAGTCGAAACGGAACCGGTGAAGTTCGCGAAGATGAAGCTCGAAGGCGAACGCTGCACGTTCTGGATGGAATGGGCTGACCGCCTGCTCGAAGATACGAAACCGATGCCTGAGGATGAAAAAGAGAAGAAAGAGGCTGCGAAGGCTACTGCGAAAAACTAA